One Actinospica robiniae DSM 44927 genomic region harbors:
- a CDS encoding SGNH/GDSL hydrolase family protein: protein MDTESADADAHAPLIAAFGDSLINGDGSTPGAHDRFPDQLARRLGIPVLNLGISGNRLLRDGFGRSGRLAAGGWALRSHRSMITSVVGRQEHGNTRPGWTGSSGVGA from the coding sequence GTGGACACCGAATCCGCCGACGCCGACGCGCACGCGCCACTCATCGCAGCATTCGGCGACTCACTCATTAACGGGGACGGCAGCACCCCCGGTGCTCACGACCGCTTCCCCGACCAGCTGGCCCGCCGCCTCGGCATCCCCGTCCTGAACCTGGGGATCAGCGGGAACCGCCTGCTTCGCGACGGCTTCGGCCGCAGCGGTCGCCTGGCTGCAGGCGGGTGGGCCTTGCGGTCTCATAGGTCGATGATCACATCAGTGGTGGGCCGGCAGGAGCACGGCAACACCCGTCCGGGTTGGACCGGTTCGAGCGGGGTGGGTGCGTAG
- a CDS encoding MOSC domain-containing protein, with protein MPKVVSVNVGMSRDHSWQGRTVYTGAWKDPVEGPRMVRRTGMEGDGQGDLEGHGGPNRAVMVYQIESYEYWSSYFKRSDLGPGTLAENLTVDQLPDTDVCIGDRYRIGEAEFEVSQPRVTCFRAGMRIGHPEMASLLVAHHRPGFYMRVITEGRVAPGDSVVRTARGPGEVSVADIDALLYLPNPDTEQLRRAVRVPALSAGWRTSLQELLDAADKPRPPTPVAPAWSGFRTLKVAEVVPETSEVSSFYLADPDGSDLPPARSGQYLTIRVPGADASAVRSYSFSQSPTRTAYRISVKREPHGQVSTYLHDQVHRGDQLEVAAPRGEFTLEVEAENPPPVLLISAGVGITPVLAMLDQLAAQESAAPVWWLHASRGPHELGFGPQTRRLLEKLPAARAFTFFSRAGNPGNEPAPGQVRYGHLDAQALGGLALPAEATAYLCGPAGFMAAVTESLITCGLQAPNIRTEAFGALDAINPGVVGEGEHHPHQPPGPPGTGPMITFARSGLGARFDEGKKSLLEFAEACDVPTRWSCRTGVCRTCETGLVSGEVTYAPTPLEPVQPGRVLPCSCRPTTDVIIDL; from the coding sequence ATGCCCAAAGTGGTCTCCGTCAACGTGGGGATGTCCCGCGACCACTCCTGGCAGGGGCGCACCGTGTACACCGGAGCGTGGAAGGACCCGGTCGAGGGCCCCCGGATGGTGCGGCGAACGGGCATGGAGGGCGACGGGCAGGGCGACCTGGAGGGGCACGGCGGACCGAATCGCGCCGTCATGGTCTACCAGATCGAGTCCTACGAGTACTGGAGCTCCTACTTCAAGCGTTCGGACCTCGGTCCGGGGACCTTGGCCGAGAACCTCACCGTCGACCAACTGCCCGATACCGACGTGTGCATCGGCGACCGCTACCGGATCGGCGAGGCGGAGTTCGAAGTCAGCCAACCGCGCGTGACCTGCTTCCGCGCGGGCATGCGCATCGGGCACCCCGAGATGGCTTCACTGCTCGTGGCCCATCACCGGCCCGGCTTCTACATGCGGGTGATCACCGAGGGTCGTGTCGCGCCAGGGGATTCGGTGGTTCGCACCGCCCGCGGCCCGGGCGAGGTGAGTGTCGCGGATATCGACGCACTGCTTTACCTGCCGAACCCGGACACCGAGCAACTGCGCAGAGCCGTCCGCGTGCCCGCCCTGAGTGCCGGATGGCGAACGTCACTGCAGGAGTTGCTTGACGCTGCCGACAAACCGCGCCCGCCTACCCCGGTGGCACCCGCATGGTCAGGTTTCAGGACACTGAAGGTCGCCGAAGTCGTGCCCGAGACCTCTGAGGTCTCCTCGTTCTATCTCGCCGACCCCGACGGCTCCGACCTGCCGCCGGCCCGCTCCGGGCAGTATCTGACGATCCGTGTGCCGGGCGCCGACGCGAGCGCGGTCCGCAGCTATTCGTTCTCGCAGAGCCCCACCCGCACCGCTTACCGCATCAGCGTCAAACGCGAGCCGCACGGCCAGGTCAGCACATATCTTCATGACCAGGTGCACCGCGGCGACCAGCTCGAAGTGGCAGCGCCCCGAGGTGAATTCACCCTGGAAGTCGAGGCAGAAAATCCCCCACCCGTCCTCCTGATCTCCGCGGGGGTCGGCATCACCCCTGTGCTGGCCATGCTCGACCAGTTAGCCGCTCAAGAAAGCGCGGCGCCGGTGTGGTGGCTGCACGCGAGCCGCGGCCCTCACGAGCTCGGCTTCGGCCCGCAGACTCGCCGGCTGCTCGAGAAGCTTCCGGCGGCGCGCGCCTTCACGTTCTTCAGCCGCGCAGGCAACCCTGGGAACGAACCCGCCCCCGGGCAAGTGCGCTACGGCCACCTTGATGCCCAGGCCCTCGGCGGCCTCGCCCTGCCGGCGGAAGCCACCGCCTACCTGTGCGGGCCCGCCGGGTTCATGGCGGCGGTCACCGAGAGCCTCATCACCTGCGGACTTCAGGCACCCAACATCCGCACCGAGGCCTTCGGCGCGCTCGACGCGATCAACCCCGGCGTCGTCGGGGAAGGCGAACACCACCCCCACCAGCCGCCCGGGCCACCCGGGACCGGCCCCATGATCACGTTCGCGCGCAGCGGCCTGGGCGCCCGATTCGACGAGGGCAAGAAGAGCCTCCTCGAATTCGCCGAGGCCTGCGACGTGCCGACCCGCTGGTCATGTCGCACAGGTGTGTGCCGCACCTGCGAGACCGGGCTGGTCTCCGGCGAGGTGACCTACGCACCCACCCCGCTCGAACCGGTCCAACCCGGACGGGTGTTGCCGTGCTCCTGCCGGCCCACCACTGATGTGATCATCGACCTATGA
- a CDS encoding DUF427 domain-containing protein, whose protein sequence is MGLAWQQGPLSERGVGHFLTPEALPTRLLYAEPLRRRMRVRFGGSWIAESEDVVLLHEPARYPVAYFPLSDVADGVLERLEKVTRHQDLGETAWFTVSAGEASTPRAAWQHTGLPAHAQVLQDRVAFAWRGMDAFYEEDERIFGHAADMYHRIDIRRTSRHLVVRTGDRVVADTRSPLALFESGFAPRWYVSRADIDESALTPVEGQTFCPYKGLCSYYDVEGASKAAWSYPQAWQEVAPVRDMVSFEPDLLTVTLDGAPLALEPGQQVISHGIDRGLDADEVERVGTEG, encoded by the coding sequence GGAGGCGTTGCCCACGCGGCTTTTGTACGCCGAACCGCTGCGTCGGCGCATGCGAGTACGCTTCGGCGGATCGTGGATCGCCGAGAGCGAGGATGTGGTGCTGCTGCACGAGCCGGCGCGCTACCCGGTGGCCTACTTCCCGCTCTCGGACGTCGCCGACGGAGTGCTCGAGCGCCTCGAGAAGGTCACCCGGCACCAGGATCTCGGCGAGACCGCGTGGTTCACGGTCTCGGCCGGTGAGGCGTCCACGCCGCGCGCCGCCTGGCAGCACACGGGTCTGCCGGCGCACGCCCAAGTCTTGCAGGACCGCGTGGCCTTCGCCTGGCGCGGCATGGACGCCTTCTACGAGGAAGACGAGCGCATCTTCGGCCACGCGGCCGACATGTACCACCGGATCGACATCCGCCGTACGAGCCGCCACCTCGTGGTCAGGACCGGCGATCGCGTGGTCGCGGACACCCGCTCGCCGCTCGCGCTATTCGAATCCGGCTTCGCTCCACGCTGGTACGTCTCGCGCGCTGACATCGACGAGAGCGCCCTGACTCCGGTCGAGGGCCAGACGTTCTGCCCGTACAAGGGTTTGTGCAGTTACTACGACGTCGAGGGCGCATCGAAGGCGGCCTGGTCCTATCCGCAGGCCTGGCAGGAGGTCGCGCCCGTGCGCGACATGGTCTCCTTCGAGCCGGACCTGCTCACCGTCACCCTTGACGGTGCGCCCCTGGCGCTCGAGCCGGGTCAGCAGGTCATCTCGCACGGCATCGACCGCGGGCTCGACGCAGACGAGGTCGAGCGCGTAGGCACCGAGGGCTGA